A single genomic interval of Camelina sativa cultivar DH55 chromosome 11, Cs, whole genome shotgun sequence harbors:
- the LOC104724080 gene encoding SKP1-like protein 1A has protein sequence MSTTKKIVLKSSDGESFEADELVARESQTIAHMVEDDCVDNGVPLPNVTSKILAKVIEYCKKHVEVTASKTDAADAVASSADEELKTWDAEFMKINQATLFELILAANYLNIKTLLDLTCQTVADMIKGKTPEEIRTTFNIKNDFTPEEEEEVRRENQWAFE, from the exons ATGTCGACAACGAAGAAGATCGTTTTGAAGAGTTCCGATGGTGAATCTTTCGAGGCTGATGAATTGGTTGCTAGAGAGTCGCAGACCATCGCTCATATGGTTGAAGACGACTGCGTCGACAACGGTGTCCCTCTCCCTAACGTTACGAGCAAGATCCTCGCTAAAGTGATCGAGTATTGCAAGAAACACGTCGAGGTTACTGCTTCCAAGACCGATGCCGCTGATGCTGTTGCTTCTTCTGCCGACGAAGAACTCAAGACCTGGGATGCTGAGTTTATGAAGATCAATCAG GCTACCCTCTTTGAACTCATCCTGGCTGCGAATTACCTGAACATCAAGACCTTGCTTGACCTAACATGTCAAACTGTGGCTGATATGATCAAGGGAAAGACTCCAGAAGAGATCCGCACAACGTTCAACATCAAGAATGACTTCAcaccagaggaagaagaggaggttcGCAGAGAGAATCAATGGGCTTTTGAATGA
- the LOC104724078 gene encoding uncharacterized protein LOC104724078, protein MYPWGRLAFLHLIRAIKSADLDKYSLVMDGFVQVLQVWGYWAFHRLEETFGNKRECEGVELTRWKGGRPDSKKTFDLDQLLLEDMREYGKVRVTHMHYQRGDLIIPKWGNEAHDPSVHCMIKTVLSLGDRFKPTDWSTEGMKVGNPQPKRKASVSQRLCDSSGVHEACGSQTSTKTRRKRGNNVKRRNVAGNASLVATQSEESNDLWNLSLSSYRAKIRTEDSGMSVCHVCKCKVKF, encoded by the exons ATGTATCCTTGGGGGAGACTGGCGTTTTTGCATCTGATTCGCGCTATCAAATCAGCGGATTTAGACAAATACAGCCTTGTTATGGATGGATTCGTCCAGGTTTTGCAAGTGTGGGGATACTGGGCGTTCCACCGTTTAGAAGAGACATTTGGAAATAAAAGAGAGTGCGAGGGCGTGGAACTAACAAGATGGAAAGGTGGAAGGCCTGATAGTAAGAAGACATTTGACTTGGACCAGTTACTATTGGAAGATATGAGAGAATATGGGAAG GTTCGCGTAACGCACATGCATTATCAACGTGGAGATTTGATTATTCCTAAATGGGGAAACGAAGCTCATGATCCTTCGGTTCATTGCATGATTAAAACTGTTCTGAGTCTTGGCGACCGCTTCAAGCCGACAGATTGGTCTACCGAGGGAATGAAAGTTGGAAATCCTCAGCCGAAGAGAAAGGCTTCCGTCAGTCAAAGGTTATGCGACTCTTCTGGAGTTCATGAGGCATGCGGTTCTCAAACTTCGACCAAGACCAGAAGGAAACGAGGCAATAATGTTAAACGCAGAAATGTTGCTGGCAACGCGAGTTTGGTAGCAACACAATCTGAGGAATCAAATGACTTGTGGAATTTGTCTCTCAGTTCGTATCGAGCCAAGATAAGAACTGAAGACAGTGGCATGTCGGTGTGCCATGTTTGTAAGTGCAAGGTTAAATTCTGA
- the LOC104724075 gene encoding zinc finger MYM-type protein 1-like — protein sequence MVSHKIQTDLVHCFAEEVIESIIQEVNHDVFCLLVDESADVSTKEQVAVVFRFVDKDGIVKERFIGLIHVQDTSSATLKCAVDSLFAKRGLSMKKLRGQGYDGASNMKGEFNGLRSLILRENSTAYYVYCFAHQLQLVVVAVAKKHFEVGDFFDMISVLLNVVGASCKRKDMVREDQRRIIEEGISQGEIKTGKGLNQELSFQRPGNTRWGSHYNTLVRLVDLFPSIVKVLEYVQSEGSDGVKRRQANGLIKYLHTFDFVFYLQLMLLLLGITNTLSVALQRKDQDILNAMSLVKSTKQQLYNLRDNGWDSLVEKVNSFCESHNTELIIMEEEFVDPKKPRRRTNMTNLHHYQVECLYTVLDMQIQEFNDRFDEVNTELLSCTASLSPFGSFHEFDQSKLVRLSEFYPEDF from the exons ATGGTGTCTCACAAAATTCAGACTGATCTAGTGCATTGCTTTGCAGAGGAAGTTATTGAATCTATTATTCAAGAAGTTAATCACGATGTATTTTGCTTGTTGGTGGATGAGTCTGCAGATGTTTCTACTAAGGAGCAAGTGGCAGTGGTTTTTCGCTTCGTTGATAAAGATGGGATAGTAAAAGAAAGATTTATTGGTCTTATTCATGTTCAAGATACATCTTCTGCAACTCTGAAATGTGCTGTTGATTCATTGTTTGCAAAGCGGGGGTTGAGTATGAAAAAATTAAGGGGACAAGGTTACGATGGAGCAAGTAACATGAAAGGTGAGTTTAATGGGTTGAGATCTTTGATTTTAAGAGAAAATAGTACTGCATATTATGTATACTGTTTTGCTCACCAGCTTCAATTGGTCGTCGTGGCAGTTgctaaaaaacattttgaagttggtgatttttttgatatgatttcggTTTTGTTAAATGTGGTTGGAGCATCTTGTAAGAGGAAAGATATGGTTCGAGAAGACCAACGAAGGATCATCGAAGAAGGAATTAGTCAAGGTGAAATTAAGACAGGAAAGGGACTGAATCAGGAGCTTTCATTTCAAAGACCTGGTAATACTCGATGGGGTTCTCACTACAATACCTTAGTACGATTAGTTGATTTATTCCCTTCTATTGTGAAAGTATTGGAGTATGTCCAGAGCGAAGGGAGTGATGGTGTCAAAAGAAGGCAAGCTAATGGTCTCATCAAATATTTGCACacctttgattttgtgttttactTACAGTTGATGTTACTTCTTCTCGGGATCACAAATACTCTATCGGTGGCTCTGCAAAGGAAAGATCAAGAC ATTTTGAATGCTATGTCTCTGGTGAAATCTACCAAGCAACAATTGTACAATCTCAGGGATAATGGATGGGATTCTTTGGTTGAAAAAGTTAATTCTTTTTGTGAGAGTCATAACACTGAGTTGATCATCATGGAAGAAGAATTTGTTGATCCAAAGAAGCCAAGACGGAGAACCAACATGACAAACTTGCATCATTATCAGGTGGAATGTCTTTACACTGTATTGGATATGCAAATTCAAGAGTTTAATGATCGTTTTGACGAGGTAAACACTGAATTGCTTAGTTGCACTGCGTCTTTGAGCCCTTTTGGTTCCTTCCACGAGTTTGACCAGTCGAAACTTGTGAGGTTATCTGAGTTTTATCCAGAAGATTTTTAG
- the LOC104728232 gene encoding LOW QUALITY PROTEIN: helicase SEN1 (The sequence of the model RefSeq protein was modified relative to this genomic sequence to represent the inferred CDS: deleted 1 base in 1 codon), producing MAKNEKTTLFNSVFSWSIKDILNRDLYKQKIKTIPEKFRSVDEYVQCFVPHLLEETRTELFSSFKSLSRSSVFKIRSIEKRAKESSGSSSASLLHDITLMAVDNTAKYQPKCGDLIALTKVRPSRIDDLNPLLLASVFKVDGELKISVHSSRPIPYLSEYPLSFGVFLMTLTTNTRIWNALHNEDAKSTLIQSVLQGNTHATEQCFCFVNDFEGSDRVLDIIRSNKLNSSQEAAILGCLETKNCSHKNSVKLIWGPPGTGKTKTVATLFALLNLKCKTVVCAPTNTAVVEVASRLLALFKETSSSEHATYGLGNIILSGNRDRMGIDKNDVLLDVFLDERIDKLGNLFLPSSGWKQKLELLTRFLEDTESAYNDYVDKCEEEEQEDIVSFGEFVRQVFNGFSEELEIYMVDLYTHLPNCFISYEDVKKMMAVRKSFQRVRYFLEENAYRVEFKTGSFKFDCFERMIRDDCLQALSVLPKFLEIPELVEREDIRKFCIQNAHIIFCTASAAAEMKATGTIELLVVDEAAQLKECKSVAALQLPGLRHAVLIGDELQLPAMVQNEICENAKFGRSLFERLVLLGHNKHLLNVQYRMHPSISRFPNKEFYGGRIKDAANVQESIYQKRFLGGNMFGSFSFINVGRGKEEFGDGHSPKNMVEVAVISEIISNLYKVSSERRMKMSVGVVSPYKGQVRAIQDRTNNKYTSFSGQLFSLNVWSVDGFQGGEEDVIIISTVRSNGNGKVGLLNNRQRANVALTRARHCLWVVGNETTLSLSGSIWAKLISESRTRGCLFDAADEKSLSDAMNDALLEDVSSSFGSLSIRNGLGRRNAW from the exons ATGGCAAAGAATGAGAAAACAACTCTGTTTAATAGTGTATTTTCTTGGTCTATCAAAGATATTCTCAACAGAGATCTCTACAAGCAAAAG ATAAAGACAATACCAGAAAAGTTTAGATCTGTTGATGAATATGTTCAGTGTTTTGTTCCTCATCTACTCGAGGAAACGCGAACCGAGTTGTTCTCTAGCTTCAAGTCTTTGTCTAGATCTTCAGTTTTTAAAATACGTTCGATagagaaaagagcaaaggaatCAAGTGGAAGCTCATCAGCTAGTTTGCTCCACGATATAACCCTAATGGCTGTCGACAATACTGCCAAGTACCAGCCAAAGTGTGGAGATCTTATTGCTCTCACAAAGGTAAGGCCAAGTCGAATCGACGACTTAAATCCTTTACTTCTCGCCTCCGTATTCAAGGTAGACGGTGAGCTTAAGATCTCTGTTCATTCGTCTAGACCGATACCTTATCTTTCGGAGTATCCATTAAGTTTTGGTGTTTTCCTCATGACTTTAACCACAAACACCCGAATTTGGAACGCTTTGCACAACGAAGATGCTAAGTCGACTCTAATCCAGAGTGTGCTTCAGGGAAATACTCAT GCAACAgaacaatgtttttgttttgtaaatgattttgAGGGTTCTGACCGTGTATTGGATATAATCCGTTCCAACAAATTGAATTCTTCCCAAGAAGCTGCAATTTTGGGTTGCTTGGAGACGAAGAATTGTAGTCACAAGAACAGTGTGAAACTAATATGGGGACCTCCTGGAACTGGTAAAACAAAGACGGTCGCCACTCTTTTTGCCCTTCTCAATCTAAAGTGCAAAACTGTTGTGTGCGCTCCTACAAACACTGCTGTTGTGGAAGTAGCATCGAGGCTATTGGCCTTATTTAAGGAAACTTCCTCATCAGAACACGCTACTTACGGGCTGGGGAATATTATATTATCTGGAAACCGAGACAGAATGGGGATAGACAAGAATGATGTTCTTCTTGATGTGTTTCTTGATGAGCGCATTGACAAACTTGGTAACCTGTTTTTGCCATCTTCTGGATGGAAACAGAAGTTGGAGTTACTGACACGTTTTCTCGAGGACACAGAGTCTGCTTACAATGACTATGTAGACAAAtgtgaggaggaggagcagGAGGACATTGTTTCATTTGGAGAGTTTGTTAGGCAGGTTTTTAATGGCTTCAGTGAAGAGCTGGAGATATATATGGTTGATTTGTACACACATCTCCCTAACTGTTTCATTTCATATGAAGACGTGAAGAAAATGATGGCTGTTCGTAAATCTTTCCAACGCGTTAGATATTTCTTGGAGGAGAATGCTTATAGAGTAGAGTTCAAGACCGGGAGTTTCAAATTTGATTGTTTTGAAAGAATGATCCGCGACGATTGCCTTCAGGCTCTAAGTGTGCTTCCTAAATTTTTGGAGATTCCAGAGTTGGTTGAAAGGGAAGATATTAGGAAATTTTGTATCCAAAACGCGCATATAATCTTCTGCACGGCATCAGCTGCTGCAGAAATGAAAGCAACTGGAACTATAGAACTTCTCGTGGTAGATGAGGCAGCTCAGCTTAAAGAATGCAAATCAGTTGCAGCATTGCAACTTCCTGGACTTCGTCATGCTGTTCTAATAGGAGATGAGCTTCAATTGCCTGCAATGGTTCAGAACGAG ATATGTGAAAACGCTAAATTCGGAAGAAGCTTGTTTGAGAGGTTGGTTCTGCTTGGTCATAACAAGCATTTGCTCAATGTTCAGTACCGGATGCATCCCTCGATTAGTCGTTTCCCCAATAAGGAG TTCTATGGTGGGAGAATCAAAGATGCTGCGAATGTTCAAGAAAGTATTTATCAAAAGAGGTTCCTTGGAGGAAACATGTTTGGTTCATTCTCTTTTATTAATGTTGGACGTGGAAAAGAAGAGTTTGGTGATGGGCATAGTCCTAAAAACATGGTTGAAGTTGCTGTGATTTCTGAAATCATATCTAACCTTTACAAag TTTCAAGTGAAAGGAGAATGAAGATGAGTGTTGGAGTGGTTTCACCTTACAAAGGACAAGTCAGAGCAATCCAAGACAGAACCAATAATAAATACACTTCCTTCTCAGGTCAGCTTTTCAGTTTGAATGTTTGGTCCGTCGATGGGTTTCAAggtggtgaagaagatgttATCATCATCTCTACCGTCCGAAGTAACGGTAACGGAAAAGTGGGACTTCTCAACAACCGTCAAAGAGCTAACGTGGCACTAACTCGTGCAAGGCACTGTCTGTGGGTGGTTGGTAACGAGACAACTTTGTCTCTAAGTGGTTCTATTTGGGCTAAACTGATAAGTGAGTCGAGAACACGTGGCTGCTTGTTCGATGCTGCTGATGAGAAGAGCCTAAGCGATGCCATGAATGATGCTTTGCTTGAGGATGTGTCTTCGAGTTTTGGATCTCTTTCCATCAGGAATGGTCTTGGGAGAAGAAATGCTTGGTAG
- the LOC104724079 gene encoding microsomal glutathione S-transferase 3-like, whose protein sequence is MAITDFLSKEYGYVVIVVVLYCFLNFWMSFQVGGARKRYKVFYPSLYAIESENKDAKLFNCVQRGHQNSLEMMPMYFLLMIIGGMKHPCICACLGLLYNVSRFFYFKGYSTGDPKNRLTIGKYGFLAMLGLAVCTISFAITLLRGQA, encoded by the exons ATGGCGATCACAGATTTTTTGTCTAAAGAGTATGGATACGTCGTCATCGTCGTCGTTTTGTATTGCTTCCTCAATTTCTGGATGAGTTTCCAAGTCGGCGGAGCTCGcaagag GTACAAAGTGTTTTATCCATCACTATATGCAATAGAATCAGAGAACAAAGATGCTAAGCTCTTCAATTGTGTTCag AGAGGTCATCAGAACTCATTGGAGATGATGCCAATGTACTTCTTACTTATGATAATTGGTGGGATGAAGCATCCTTGTATCTGTGCATGTCTTGGCTTGCTTTACAACGTTAGCCGATTCTTTTACTTCAAAGGCTATTCTACTGGTGATCCTAAGAATCGTCTCACTATCGG GAAATATGGCTTCTTAGCTATGCTAGGACTGGCCGTTTGCACAATCTCGTTTGCTATCACCTTGCTTCGCGGCCAAGCCTAG